TGCTCGttgtgaatatgatgatgaaatgtGCTCTGCTTGTCAATCAAGGGACAGTTaatcatcgtgtgttgcacccgtgtaggaaatggttcggatggagtgCGAGCGGTGGGCGCACAAGGGGATCAACATCACGTACCAGATCCGGGAGGACCGCAAGGGGTACAAGGCCGGCGCGCTCAAGGCGGGGATGAAGCACGGGTACGTGCGCGAGTGCGAGTACATGGTCATCTTCGACGCCGACTTCCAGCCGGACCCCGACTTCCTCCACCGCACCATCCCCTACCTCCACCACAACCCGGAGATCGCCCTCGTCCAGGCGCGATGGAGGTTTGGTAAGTTCACCCAAGAAAAACCCATCACTTCAAGATTTGTCATTTGCGACATCAGTTTCAGTGGCGTGCCTTAACAAGGGGAAACAAAAGTAGGAAGAATTGGCATCTTGTAGTGTAGGTTAtaaaataatcatcatcaagaaaggAAAAGACAGAAGCCGCCGTGCTTCAAAGGTTTCACCACCGCGATTCAGTCTAGGAATCAGGATCGCTCGCTCGCGAGTTCCCCTGTTTGGAGGCAAGCTTAGGATGGGTCCAAGCCCAACTAACTCTTCTTCCAAGTTCCAACTGCGCTGTCTCGCCCAAAGGCCTGGCTGGACGGACGGACACCTGAATGAGGACTCAAGTTTCCTTTTAACGCTAAAACAAAATACTAGTGTACAATATTGCCTGGAGAGTGCCATGCCCCATGCAGGGAGCAACTGGCGTAACAGTACTGCCCTCTGCTAGATCTGGCGTGTGGGTTGCGTACCGTGGCGCAATGGTAGTACGGTTGGGAGGGATGGCAAGTTAAGTACTCCACTGTTGCCTCGTGCGTTGGGATCTCACTTCCCTGCGTTGGCCGGCCGGAGTTTACTCCGGTCCGGCCCCTCGCCGATCCGCTCGCGCCGCTCGCGCGCACGGCCTAAACGTTGAGCCGTCGGCGTCGGTGGCGCCGGCGCCGATGCCGTCGGTGATCCGAATAGTGTGCTCATTAGGCTAGCCGTGCCTTTTTCCCGGTTAGCAGCGTGGGCCACGGGACAGATCTTGGCGTCCACGTGGTGCGGCCCGCCTATACATGACCCGCGGGCCCGCCGTCGGTGACCCGCAGGCCATTGCTTCTCGTCACTACTCCATGCAGTTGCAGTGCAGGCAGGGCGTGTCGTGTCCTGGCGCCCGAGGATTTGTCCTCGCAGACCACAATAGAAATTGCCACGGAGGAAGAGATATATCCGTATATATATACTCCATGCTCTAGCTCATAACTCGTCAGTAAGTGCGGCATCTGAGATTCTCGGTGTTTGCATCATCATTGCACTGCATGGTGCCACCAGCTCGCGTCCTAGATTCACCTTTGGCTGTGGCTTTGGAGCCGTGGGGCGCGGCCAGGTTAGCGCTCCAATCCAACCCAACCCGGCTTGAATTGTGCCGTGATCCCGTGATGTGtctgcaaagactgccatggtccGCCCTATAAAGCTCCAAGATTTACGAGTGCTCCCTATGGCTAACCTCCAAGATTTACTTTTTATTCGACCGTGTCAGTGCAGTGCGCCCACGTCCTCTGTTCGGTCCAACTGTACCGTACGGCTGAAGTAACCGAACAAGACCAACCTGTTAGTATTATTATTCCCCCACAACCACAAAACGGAACGATGCATGTTCAATGTGTTCGATGCCGGTAACAGTAAAAAGAAGGCGGGCGACTGTGCAAGTGTAACTATTGTAGTGTGAAAAGTCAAGGGTAAACAGTGAAAAGTTGGCCTGGTGGCTGGTAGTGACTTTTGAGCGGTAGATTTTTCCGTGGTGACAATCGTACTGGGGATGCTGATGAGCGTGCTGTTGTTTGGTGGTGATCAGTGAACGCCGATGAATGCTTGATGACGAGGATGCAGGAGATGTCCTTGGATTACCACTTCAAAGTGGAGCAGGAAGTGAGCTCCTCCGTCTGCGCCTTCTTCGGCTTCAACGGTGAGACTCAACAGTCTGCTCTTCCTGTGATTTTACTCGACAATGGTAATTTATATCCATGGCATCCATCTAACAAATCTATTCCTTCTACCAGGAACCGCCGGTGTGTGGCGCATTTCTGCAGTGAATGAAGCAGGGGGCTGGAAGGACCGGACCACCGTGGAGGACATGGATCTGGCTATCCGGGCCAGCCTCAAGGGATGGAAGTTTGTCTACCTCGGCGATGTTCAGGTACATTCATCAATCATGCAAGCCATTAGATTCATTCAGATAACACAGCGCACACATGGATCTGGCGTCCTTAATTTTATTTTCAATCTTTTTTTTTTTgctcaattttttttatattCTATCTTTGAGACAGGAATTTCGTAGTAAAAGAATTGGTGGTAACCAAAATCTTGCCGTGCTTTTCAGGTTAAGAGTGAACTCCCCAGCACTTTCAAAGCCTTCCGGTTTCAGCAGCACAGATGGTCTTGTGGTCCGGCAAACCTGTTCAGGAAGATGCTGTTGGAGATTGTGACAAACAAGGTCTGCCCCAGCACCATCAAGTCGAATCCAATTCTTTTTGAAGGCAAACAGCTTAACTGCGTTGCTAACTCGGCTGCTAACTATCTGTGCAGAAAGTGACAATCTGGAAGAAATTCCATGTCATCTACAACTTCTTCTTGGTGCGCAAGATCGTCGCCCACATTGTGACATTCACCTTCTACTGCATAATCATCCCGACAACCATCTTTGTCCCTGAGGTTCATATACCAAAGTGGGGTTGCGTCTACATTCCAACCATCATCACCCTCCTCAATTCTGTTGGAACTCCCAGGTAATTATATTATAGCCAGTAAACAACTCACGCTCGCAAAGAGATATAATCAGCAAGAAATGATCGTTTGATTATGAGTAGCATCTGATCAAATTGTGTGTTTACCTGACAAAAATGTACCAATCTTGGCAGGTCTTTCCACTTGCTTTTCTTCTGGATCCTCTTCGAAAACGTCATGTCGCTGCATAGAACCAAGGCCACATTGATTGGCTTGTTAGAGGCAGGCAGGGCGAATGAATGGGTCGTCACGGAGAAGCTCGGCAGCGCCATGAAGATGAAATCCGCTAACAAAGCATCAGCCAGGAAGTCATTCATGAGGATGTGGGAGAGGTACTGAACAAATAAGACATATTTTGTCATCTTTTTTTCCTGGCTTTCGGTGACTAATTTCCAGAGATGGAAAATTTCAGGTTAAACGTTCCGGAGCTCGGCGTGGGAGCCTTCCTCTTCTCATGTGGATGGTACGATGTCGCGTTCGGGAAGGACAATTTCTTCATATACCTTTTCTTCCAGTCGATGGCTTTCTTCGTCGTCGGGGTTGGCTACGTTGGCACAATCGTCCCACCGTCATAACTGAAAGAACGTCGGGATCATGCGCTCTGCAGTTCACAGTTCCctgagaaatcagcaaaagattaGTTGGCCGTGCATAGCCAGTTTAAAAGTAAAGATCACGCAGTCTTCTCGGGGTTTCTCTCTGTTTTCCTTCCTCTTTGGAGACTGATAGTATTGCAGCATTCCCTTGAATGTGCTATTGTAAAAGAAAGCCAAGTGCGGTGTAAGGTCACTGCATGTGTATTTGTGGTGTTCTCTTTTTGCTTGTAGCAAGTACGTGCCGTGATTATGGGGAGCAGGATGTCTCTGCTTCCAAGTCGAATGTAATACTaatagtataagaaagaaaaaaaggttcAGGCATGTGTGTGCAAGATCGAATTGTTCAGATTTTCGGTGTGCTGCCTTCAAACGTTTGTTCCCCCAGCTAGTGTCAGCCAACACCTCATCCATCTCTTGAGACAGCAACAAAGGCACCACCTGTTCAAGCAGAAGACAATGCCCCAGAAAAATACCCATCAAaccttttttgtgtgtgtggaagaaatccccatcaaaccTACCAGCAAACTCGCATCCAAACTGTAGATGAGAAGGAGAATGGAAGGCACCTTTAGTGCTGCTGCTGTATTGATCATCAATATATATGGTTTACAACAGGGCTCAGGCCGCGGGGTGGAGATTGTGCGCTAGTGGGAGGTAAGCGTGTGGAGGGCGGATGCACAAGCTGAAACGAAACTCGTGAAACGCCGGAGTGGGGAGCCCCTTGGTCATGACGTCGAAGAATTGTTGCGTCGTCGAAACCTGGAGGACTCGTAGCCGACCTCCCGCGTACAAAGTGTATGTCTAGCTCAATGTACTTCATATGACGATGGTTTGTTGCGTCGTCGGAACGTGGAAGACTCGTAGCCGACCTTCCGCGTACAAAGTGTATATCTAGCTCAATGTACTTCATATGACGATGGTGCACTCGGTTGGCTGACATGCAGGCGAACGATATGTTGTCGCAGTACACCATTGTGGCTTTTGACAACGGCACGCAGAGCTCACCGAGGAGCTGATGGAGCCAACATctgttagataaaacgagatcaacgaggcacgagagacacggatttttacgtggaaacccttgcgggagaaaaccacggacgcacgaaggcgcaatcactatgaggaggagtattacaagcacgagacgacagaCCGTCTTTAGGTGtgactacatggagtatatatgagggaCAATACATaagagtccttggaggacaagtaaacgagttgtactcgtacgcgtcggtaccaacgcaaaggcccacaccgattgtactacgtctagtccaatacggtagaatttggatcacaatttaacaatctCCACCTTGAGCCAAATTCCCTCCAGTAGTCGAAGAAAGTGAATAACTCCATCCAAATCAGCTTAAACACGTCATGCGTCAAAGTCCATAGGACTAGTGAGAAATACCAACTAAGCCTGAGCAAAGCTCAAACTTATTGGTAGgaactggctttgtcatcatatcagctggattatcatgagtacttatcttgcataccttcaaatcacctttagcaacaacatctcgaacatagtgaaatctgacatcaatgtgttttgttctcTCGTGATACATTGGATTCTTTGTAAGATATATAGCACTTTGACTGTCAGAAAATATGGTAGGGCAAGATGAATCTCCACAAAGCTCAGTGTACAAACCTTTCAACCAGACAGCTTCTTTGCATGCCTCAGAAATAGCCATATACTCGGCATCAGTAGTGGAACAAGCCACAATAGACTGCAAAGTTGCTCTCCAACTCACAGCACAAccaccaatggtgaaaacataacctgtgagcgatcttctcttatccaaatcaccagcaatatcagaatcaacaaaaccaacaagtccatctccagttttcccaaactgtaaataagcattagaagtacctcgcaggtatctgaaaatccactgaactgcattccaatgctcttttccaggattagccatgtatctactaacaacactcagtgcataagataaatccggacgagaacaaaccatggcatacataagtgaaccaactgcactcgaatagggaactctagacatgtactcaatatctgcatctgactcaggacataaggctgatgataatttgaagtgtgcagctaacggagtacttactggcttggcattatgcatattaaaacgacgaagaactttatcaatatatcccttctgactgagatataattttccagatggtctatctctggatatttccatgccaagtattttctttgctgcacccaaatccttcatctcaaattcattactcaattgcttctttagttcatcaatctctgacatgctctttgcagtaattaacatatcatcaacataaaggagcaaataaatagCTGAACCATTGACAGTTTTCAAGTAAACACAGCTATCATAATTAGACCGTTTGAAACCTTGAGAGAGCATAAAGGTGTCAAATCTCTTGTACCACTGTCGAGGGGATTGCttcaatccataaagagatttctttaacttacagacaagcttttcttttccaggaataacaaaaccttcaggttgttccatataaatatcctctttcaattctccatgtaagaatgcagttttaacatccaattgttcaagctcaaaatcattcatggcaacaatactaagtaaagtgcgaatagagctatgcttcacaacaggagaaaagacttcgttatagtcaatacctggaatttggctataacctttagcaactaaccttgctttatatcttgtCTCATCATTGGGAGAAACACCTTCTTTTATCTTGAAAACCTACTTACAACGAATAGGTTTCTTCTCTCTAGGTAATCTTACCAAAtcccaagtgccattcttttcaagtgattccatctcatcatgcatagcagtcatccacttattactatcaccagaaataatagcctcggaatatgaagaaggctcagcattaccttcaatttcttctgcaacagataaagcaaaagaaacaatattgcacTCCTCAATTAACCTCTCAGGTGCATTAATACCCCGCCTAACTCTGTCACGCGCGAGATTCCAACTGGGTGGAACAATAGGCTGATTTGGAGtgacatgttcatcatcaaagacgggttcatcatgtgcatcagcATTTTCCTTATCAGAAGTATCACCTGAATCAATAACATGCTCCACCTGAACAGTAGGCTGCTGAACAGTAGACTGCTGTTCACTCTCAATTGGAACATTAGTAGATGCAACATCATGTAACATAGCAGATTCATTAAAGATAACGCTCCTGCTAATAacaatcttttgtgtttcaggattccacaatttaaaacctttaacaccagatttgtaaccaagaaagatgcacttaacagccctaggctccaacttcccattatcaacatgagcataagcagtgcaaccaaaaactctcaactgtgaataatcagcaggtgaaccagaccatacctcaattggagttttcttattaagaggaatagatggtgaacggttgatgagataacaagcagtggaagcggcctcagcccaaaaacgcctatgcaaacctgcattggacaacatgcaacgggctctggaaataatggtcctgttcatacgctcagcaacaccgttttgttgaggagtataaggaacggTGTGGTGTCTGACAATGCCTTCAGACTTGCAATAATTCTCAAATTTCTTAGAATAGAATTCCATACCATTATCAGTGCGAACTATTTTTACGTTCTTTTCAGTTTGTCTCTCAATCATAATCTTCCACTCCTTAAAAGCTGAGAAAGCTTGCCATTTATGCTTCAAGAAATAAGGCCAAACCtttctcgaataatcatcaataatagtcAACATGTAACGAGCACCACCTAATGACCTTTTGCGAGATGGTCCCCATAAATCAGAATGCACATAATCAAGAATACCTTCAGTTGTATGAGTCGAAGTGTTGAACTTCACCCTCTTGTGCTTGCCGAAGatacaatgctcacaaaatttcaatttaccagtttggtatcctttaagaagacctctcttatttaactctgccaaaccaagttcactcatatgtccaagacgcatatgccaaaggttagaagcatcacaaccagaattctttgaaataactggagtagcgttacctgaaacggtagaacctcgaaggtaataaagaccattggtcgaacttaagtcacctttcatcacaatgagagaacctttggtgaccttcaaaacgctatctccacctgaatacttgtacccctttgcatcaagggcactcacagagataagatttctcttcatcttcggaaTATACCGAACATCTGTCAAAGTTCTGGTTGTGCCATAAAACATCTTGATTCGAATAGAACCAATGCCTTCAATCTTGCatggtgaattatcaaaacccaaaacggaaccaacagcagtagtagaatcaaaagtagtaaaccaatctctatgcgggcacatatgaaaagtacacgcagtgtcaagtacccactcatcattggtctcagcacatccaacaataacaacaagagcatcatcggaACTTTCATCACGAGCAACATTAGCAGAATTTTCACCTTGTTTGTTACCTTTCGGTTTGTATGTGCCATTCCTCTTTTCTTTGTTCTGCAACTTAAAACATTCTGAGATGTCATGCCCGTCTCTCTTGCAATACCTGCAAGACTGCTTCTTGTCTCTAGATTGCGACCGGCCCCTCTGGCCGTTCTTACTTTTGCCACGGTTTCCATTATGTGAGCTCTTCTCCTTTGTCCTGCCACAAACAGATAATCCCTCGGCTTGGGATGAACTCGAACCATCATGAGGCACCattaatttcatcttctccttagagtTCAAAGCTTCATAAACTTCATTAAGCGTGAGAGTATCACGACTGTATAATATGGTGTCTCGAAAATTGGTATAAGAACTTGGCAGCAAACAAAGTAACATTAAAGCAGTATCTTCTTCATCATACGTAACCTCCATTGCAGCTAGATCGGATATGATCTCTTTAAATTCTGAAATATGATTCAAAAACGTTACCTCCCTCGGGTAACCTGTGCATGAATAATTTTTGCTTCAGATGCATCTTGCTGGTGAGATATTTAGTCATGAAAATCCCTTCCAGCTTTAACCATAGAGCGGCGgcagttttctcgctcaaaacttcctgcaaaatattattatgcaaatggagttgaatttgtGACAAAGCCTTACGATCCCTTCTTTTCTCCTCAGCAGTCCAATCCTCAATTCTATTCTTCCCAAAACTATCCAGTGCATCATCATAGTCGGCCTGCGCCAACAACGCCCGCATTTTGACTTGCCATAGGGTAAACCTTGTGTCACGGTCCAGCAGCGGAAGATCGTACTTCATGGATGCCATGAGTAGATAAATCTGTGTACACAAAGTAGTACAAGCCGGTGGAAAAATTCTTGACAGAATTAATATGCAGATCAAAGAATTATTGAAAAAAATAGCACCTGGTAGTATTGGGCAGTGGATGTAGCAATTGGAGAGAATAGTCAAATCTAAACTAGTACTAGTCCTTCACGTGAGATTGACTGCTTcaacgtgagagagagagagagattgatggGATCCTGGTTCTGTGCGTGCAAGCAGCCACAGGAACATAGCAGGCAGCGGCGTAGAGTACTACTCGAGCCTGGTGGCTTCACCTCGAGCAGCTTGGTGCGTggaacagcagcagcagccacGCGTTGGGAGCGTGAAGCAGCAGGGACAGCCTCGCGTCTCGTACCGATCCAGACACGACGGATCGGATAAGACTGTGCAGAAACAACGCAGCAACCGCGGCAGCGATTTAACAGCGGCGGCCTGCAGCGACTCCCTGTCGAACTCGGCTCCGTAATCGATCTGTCTTCGGATCGCCAGATCGCTTCAGCGGCGGCTCACACGACGCCGAACCTAGCTCTCGTCTCAAATCTCGTATCTTTAGAACCTCAGGTCTGTataccacttgttagataaaacgagatcaacgagGCACGAGAGTCAcggatttttacgtggaaacccttgcgggagaaaaccacggacgcacgaaggcgcaatcactatgaggaggagtattacaagcacgagacgacagaccgtctttaggtgcgactacatggagtatatatgagggaCAATACATaagagtccttggaggacaagtaaacgagttgtactcgtacgcgtcggtaccaacgcaaaggcccacaccgattgtactacgtctagtccaatacggtagaatttggatcacaatttaacaacATCACTTGGCAACAGCGTTGGCGACCACACTGTACTCAGCCTCGACGCTCGATCGTGAGACGGTGGGCTGCCTCTTGGACGAGCAGGAGATGAGCGAATCACCGACGAAGACAATGTAGCCCGAAGTGGATCGTCGCGTGTCGGGGCAGCCAACCAAGTCGGCGTGGGAGTATGTGATGAGGTCGAGGGAGGACGAGCCATAAATGTGCAGCCCGTGTGTCAATGATCCACGGACGTACCGGAGTATGCGTTTCACCAACGTGAAATGCTGCTCGCGCGGATCGTGCATAGAGAGGCAGACATGCTGCACGGCGTACGCCAGGTCCGGTCGCCTCATGGTCATGTACTAAAGGGCACCCACAATGCTCCAGTAGTCCAAAGGATCAGCCACAGGCGACCCAGCGTCGCCGGAGAGTTTGCTGCCGGTGTCGATGGGCGTGCTCACAGGTTTGCACCGGGACATGTTGGCGCGGTACAGGAGCTCAACGACATACTTGTGCTGCGAGAGGAAGAAGCCGGTGCAATCACGCATGACGTGGATCCCCAATACACTATAGGAATCAGGTTCTTTGCTGTCCGCCAtaacggacgacaaagaggaccccaccgacggcaaagctctttgccgtcagcctcctgacggcaaagattctgcgtCAGCTTACGACGGCATTCTATCTTCTTTGCTGTCAGCCTGCCCTAATCGGAcgtcaaagctctttgccgtcagtatcTGGCACCGAGCAGTCGACAAAgaatttgagacggcagccgacaggcgactcctccgttagggctaacagAGGCTTTGCCGTATGCTTCCCCGTAGCCTTTACCGTTTGCTTCCCCCGTAGCCTTTGCCTCTGCTTCCccctagtctttgtcgtctgcttcccacATAACAGCCCAACCGTTTTTCCTTCTCCTTGCCGTGAGCCTCCCCGggcagcacacgacaaagaagctatATGGCTAGCTGCTCCTGCCCCCCAGGGTGCACAGcctggtgccatgtggcacctttgccgtcggccagctgatggcaaagctctttgccattagctggcagacgacaaagagccgatatagcttctgttttgtttgtttttattatttcacaacatatatatatttcacaacacatatgatatatatttcacaacacatatatatatatagttcatcacacatatatgatatacatataaagttcatcaatgtacatcccatataccgaaagaaccaacatacaaagttttacactgttcatccatagatacatatacatatagttcgacattgttcatcaactcaaatgaaaactagaactaataaggcactccatgaatgccagcttccatgcatgtagtacatccaatctgcaaaaatgtgaataagaaagtcagaagaagaacaacatatgatattttagaggaaagcaagctaagaatataatattcattagctaaccaaggttcttatgccattttgagcttattatgtcattttggagctaaatgggctaattatgtcattgttggtgaaaataaggtaaggagaatatgaaagaggagaagaaagaggaggaggaggagaagaagaagaaatcaagaagaaggagaagaagaagaagaaggagaaggaggaggaggagaaggagaaagaggagaagaccttctcatccttctcctccttctccttcttcttcttctcttcttcttcttattcttccttcttttcatttttcctatttgttctcctcatCTCCTATTATctaatcctcctcctccttctccttcttcttcttctcttcttcttcttcttcttcttccttcttttcatttttcctatttgttctcctcatctcctattatctaattatgtctttttggagctatatgggctaattatttcattttagaggaaaacaagctaagaatataatattcatgagctaaccaaggtttttatgccattttgagcttattatgtcattttggaggataattagctaagttgtgagataaccaaggttcttatgatgtttttaccctaactaagctaattatgtcattttggaggataattagctaagtatgtctttgttggggaaaataagctacgtggaagaagaaagagaagaagcaagaagagaagaagaaggagaaggaggagaaggagaaggaggaggaggagaaggaggaggaggaggaggagaagaagaagagaagaagaaggagaagaagaaggagaagaaggaggagagaagaaggagaagaagaaggagaagaaggagggagaagaaggaggagagaagaaggagaagaaggtgaagaaggagaagaaggagggctccttctcctcctcctccttctccttcttctcttcttcttctcttcttcttcttcttcttcttcattcttttcctttttttctctttcttctcctcttctc
This genomic stretch from Hordeum vulgare subsp. vulgare chromosome 6H, MorexV3_pseudomolecules_assembly, whole genome shotgun sequence harbors:
- the LOC123401532 gene encoding glucomannan 4-beta-mannosyltransferase 1; protein product: MDAAVGLPDAWSQVRAPVIVPLLKLAVAVCLLMSVLLFLERLYMAVVIVGVKLLGRRPERRYKCDPISEDDDPELGSAAFPVVLVQIPMFNEREVYQLSIGAVCGLSWPSDRLVVQVLDDSTDPLIKEMVRMECERWAHKGINITYQIREDRKGYKAGALKAGMKHGYVRECEYMVIFDADFQPDPDFLHRTIPYLHHNPEIALVQARWRFVNADECLMTRMQEMSLDYHFKVEQEVSSSVCAFFGFNGTAGVWRISAVNEAGGWKDRTTVEDMDLAIRASLKGWKFVYLGDVQVKSELPSTFKAFRFQQHRWSCGPANLFRKMLLEIVTNKKVTIWKKFHVIYNFFLVRKIVAHIVTFTFYCIIIPTTIFVPEVHIPKWGCVYIPTIITLLNSVGTPRSFHLLFFWILFENVMSLHRTKATLIGLLEAGRANEWVVTEKLGSAMKMKSANKASARKSFMRMWERLNVPELGVGAFLFSCGWYDVAFGKDNFFIYLFFQSMAFFVVGVGYVGTIVPPS